catttagcgtgtttgccctgatgaatagggatgggaatcgagaactggttctttttgagaaccggttcccagtagctcgattccttggaatcgtttgcctgcctgcttaatgattctgcttatcgattccgccttcgttgtgcatgcgtgatgacatcacacgtacgctacattgttttggtcagaacgtagccaacatggcaacaATATTTCAACACACGACACGATCCTGCTACATCCAGTTAGGTCAGTAACTTGTTAGTTCATACAATGATCATGTCAGAAACAAGTCATCATTTgcttttattttcctttattatttcataacattttatatcagcatTGCCAGCTACATTTATATTCAATTTCCATATATATTTTCAAGACATTTTggccattttcatcttgtttatgTGTCATTTGCATTGTGTTCTTCAAGCTGGAGCCTAACTGTGGTGATGTTTTTGAAAGCATCTGTACATTTATTTGTCATGAACAGTTTTTTTAGTTCGATGAACAGGCTGAAAAAAAGTTCTGTGATATGGAGTATAGTGTTGTATATTACTGAAATTTTTTACTCAttgaaaaaaaagtgcatttttacaaAGCCCCTTAAGGgacaatgggggaaaaaataatgggtgaaaaaaaaaaaaagaccactctattgttgtgtctgttttgttgcAGTTCTGAGCATGGATGGCCTGAAAGAACATTGCTCTCAATGTAAACAGTTTTGTGAAATCTAGCTAAATTTTTTGCGAGATCTCACAAAAGACTTGCAAAAAGTTTGTCTTTCTTTACTGTTCCACCCATCAATTTTTCCCCCCAATGTCTGTTAGGGGGCTCCATACATTATAATTTTTTATCGATATTGACCACTTTATTGTCAAGGCAGTACTGCTAATTGGTTGTCCTACATTTTGTGTAGCAGAAGGTAGGCCAAattgattttcattcattcagaagaagaatcagaatcagaattgcctttattgtcatgtggcagcacagagtacatcaaaagaaactgagatcgatgattagggacatcgggccgctgctcctagcTGGTGCGTcaccacagaacccttttcttcgaaatttgtagagaagaaaagaggataatccaaagcacaaatataagacatcatacagttttcacacattacacgtggacacatgctggtactttttccatggatttggtaggatttgggggacaggatgaaaaaaaaaaacaaaacagagtttGAGGGCAGCTGGTTGGATTGGGgaaaaaatgtatgtgtgtgttgtgtgcgcCCTTGGaagatgtttatgtttacgcttttggcagacgcttttttccaaagcgacttacaggggaaaaccaattaaatcactcaatcaatcaaaattttatttatatagcgccagatcacaaaaaaaagttatctcttgacattttatatagagagttggtcaaaaccagactctaaggcaatttacagaaccccaacagaatcctccaggagcaaacacttgtgactggtgacagtggcgaggaaaaacttgtGAAAAAAGATTGtgtgcaaaataaaagacacagtaggtccatctgtccttcagttATTACCAGTtcttatcagtccagtcctactGTTGTCCTGACCATGGAAGATATTTTGACTGCAGGGGGAGTACATTAGAGAAGAATCCTGCTGCTTCTCAACTCCCAGGGGAAACAATTTAGGCCATGGGGGAAACTTGATTTCTGGATTACTTTAGTATAACTTACATTTTGTtatacctggcctcagcattcattcattcattttccaaaacaATTAGTCCTcaagagatatatatatatatatatatatatatatatatgctaaaTAAGATTGAAAGCATCTCTGTACTGTCCAAAATAAAAGAGTCAAtctctgtgtgttgtttttttcaatgtgCTCTTAGTAAGTAGTAGATCTGTACCATACcaccatatcatatcatatatatatatatatatatatatatatatatatatatatatatatatatatatatatatatataattttatttttttttttattttttttttatttatttatttatttttgatagacAGAGGATGAGTTAAATGAACACACCCTTTAGTCTGAGAAATTCTCCTCATGATTCTTTAGGGTGAAACTTTACGGCAGAATATTTtagaaaaatatttttgtatcTCTTTCGATTGCACCCCATAAATAATGGGGTTGAGACTACCAGGGATGATGAGAAACATTATGGAGCAGATTTTTCTGTAGTATGATAACTGGGGGAAGCGATGCAGAGTAATGATAGAGAATCCATTGAACGCCATGATCATATAAACCACCAGATGAGTGCTGCAGGTCTGTAAGGCTTTCCTGTTCAAAGACTTACTCTTATTGGTCAGACAGACCACAGTGATCTTAGTGTAGGTCAGAACCATGCTGCCAATAGAAGCTATGAAAAGAACCACAGTAAAAGTAAGACCATACAAGTTATTAATGAAAACGCTCTCACAGGACAGTTTAAACAGTGAGACATTGTCACAAAAGGGGTTCATGATCATTGTTCTGCACCTGCTCAGTCTTATGGTCAGACCAAGCAGAATCCCCACCAAAACAAAGGCCACCCCCCAGGCAAAAACTGTCAGCTTTATCACCATTTTGTTGGTCATTAGTGCAGAATAATGCAGAGGATTACAGATAGCAACATATCTGTCAAAGGCCATAATCATGAGCACAGTGTGGGCAGTTGTACCGATGGTGTGTGTAATGAAAGCCTGAACCACACACTCATAGTAGCTGATGAGACGTTCAGGTGGAGGACGCAACATGTCCACAAGAATACGAGGAATCAGAATAGAGTTTCCAAGTAAATCACTTAGTGGCAGGTTACAGAAAAGCAGGTACATGGGCTGATGGAGGTTCTTATCAAAGCAAACCAGAAGAGCAATGCCAATATTAACAATaagaatgaacaaatatgagaaaaagAGTAAGAGAAACACTGGATAGAATGCATCCTTTGAGACATTTAACCCCTCCAGCTGCAGAGTGAAACTGTTGTAGGTGTAGTTTTCCATCAACCTGAAAGAAAAACACCAATGTAGTGAGTGAAATCATGAAATACAAGCATCGATCTTGAAATGGTCTTTGTTGCACATTCATCATTTAGACAGTGGCTGCTTAAACGATATCACTTCTTACCCGTGTGTGTTCATTTTCAGAAGAATAAATGGTCTTGTTTAAGCAGTTTACACAACACAATTATGTCCTCAACAATATAGcataaagaaaaatgaattatATCTTATAATTACAGTGTTGTTGCAGTTATATTATGTACgggagaggattagggccactgggatttttttttaaaattaaggtccaatatattattattattattattattattattattattatgagaaaaattcTGAGCTtaacctcagaattctgactttaattgcagaattctgacttttttcttataatgatagtaaaaaaaatagctattgcaccttttttttttttttccagtcgcCCTAATCCTTTGCCGTTATTACAGGGAAATTctgcatcattaaaaaaaataaaataaaacaaaaaacagtcaatAGCAGTTTAAAGGCATTAAAGCCATCATCCATAAAGGAATACACAACAATAATAgcaatacatatacacacagatgttaatttgattttgatctatctatcgatctatctatctatctatctatctatctatctatctatctatctatctatctatctatctatctatctatctatctatctatctatctatctatctgaatactttattaatcctagggAAACTCATTGTGCGTTCATTATATGAACTATTCAGTTCATCAGAAGTATGGTTACAGCAACAGAAAGTGACAATGAAGCGTTTAGAGCTAATTTCCTTTTTCTACATGTTGTGTTTTCAATAAAGAAAAAGCTAAAGAAGTGACAGAACTCCATAAAGTAGCATGCAAGCattattcttttgttataattGCTGTGTCGATGCAGTTTTGTTTTGGGCAAATTCTGAATCCTCTAAAAAGTAACAGTTAAAAGCTATTTACATgaagcattaacccataaagacccagtgttacttttgtggcagttttttttttctctatatttaactttcttaACTGATTCATCATCATTTCTCATCATATTatacctctgtattttgcgttttctcagtaaacatcacatattttcctatgtttaatttactgatgatgtagatgttcgtaaaagctcagattaaagttgagagttattatgtataaaaaaaaaaaaactgagaaaactgaagaaatactgactttttcagctaaatatatcattaactgaacataaaacaggtctctccactgtcaatgatccgactccatgggtttttactggtgaatcagtgttatagaagatgacagtgtttccaccttcactacggagcctctgaacatccaaataggtcatatctgatgaccatggaaagatgacaaactgtattttacaccaattattttcatgtattagtAGGTTTAGTAGCTGAGAagtcattaaatattttaaatcagtagttagttttggtcgttggtggctgtttgggtctttatgggttaaagtcatcaTCAATATAACATGCAGCAGAATGAAGTATATGACATTTTTATCAACATGAATGAGAAAGTGAAAACACTGATGTTAATTTCACAGGTAAAATCCAGAAATCCATGCATCCATGCATTAAACTCAAAAGCATAACATAAAACAGCATCACAACTTTACAACAGGTGACGTGTATGAAACCTGTATGAAGAGAGTTATATGAAACAGAATGACTGAAATACTAACAAtatgttgaaaaaacacaaacagaatacACACTAGTTAATACGATGATCATGAATCAGTGTAAAACTTATTATAGATTTAAATGTTATATATAGGGATATGTCACTGTAGCTTGTTTTTTGATAGACTTAAGCAAAATGAATTAAGTGTCATATTATAATATAAAGAAGAAGTAAAATTTCTTTCTCAACAGATCAACAGACATTAAATATTattaatgcattcattcattcacttataCATAACATAATAAGAACATAGAGATAGGGATGTATTatgttataaaataataataaaacctgtAAATGATACCTTAGCTGTCTGCCTTTAGTTGCAGTCTCTGGtcttctgtctctctgtctcacaGTACATTGCAGGTTAATATTAAGTGGAAATAGACGGGTTCTCCTCTGTTCTTTTATACATGTTCTATACACTTGCTGTTTCCTTTAGGGAAATGTGTGATGTAACATCAAGAAATTATATGAGGAAATGCTTGTGTGAACTAATGATGGGATGATCTGGTTCCCAAACGGCTCTGAATTTtgcttcattcttttttttttttttttagcctaaaTAGACAAATATGAATGGTTTGTGTGTTGATGAACCCTTTtgccttcagtgtttttatgagaAGCCTTATAACTGCCTCATTGTGCAATTGTTCTGTCACAAAAgcattcttatttttattatctccaccaagtgtaacggctaaggttatgttttcatcggggtttgtctgtctgtctgtttgtgtgtttgtctgtctgttagcaagataactcaaaaagttatggacagattttcatgaaattttcaggaaatgttgatactggcacaaaaaacaaatgattaaattttggtggtgatcgggggggggggggactgatctgccttggcggaggtctgcgctctccgagtgcttttcttatttaatattttaatcaaacttttaatttcacaaaaacaaatgaacaaaacattgctaactagaaaagcactcggagagcacagacctctgccaacgcAGATCAGTCCGCCCccgcaatcaccaccaaaatttaatcatttgttccttgtgccagtatcaacatttactgaaattttcatgaaaatgcaaaaaaatattggtcctatcaacttgccattttcacaaGTCTAaaccttgaccaaaaatacataaatatgccaaactgcagcattcaggtctgtacagattttgtgtgatgcctgagacacacagagcccacttcccttttataatgtaGGATAAATCAGGAACAATTTGACAAAATGCCTCAAAACATTCATGTTAGACTCATGTTAAATAACATGCAAATTTCTAGGAGAGATGACCTCAAAATCTTGTACTGTTATTTTAATGTACTGTCACCTTATGTTGTCTTATTGTTGTTTATTCAATCTTATTATCAGCTTATTGATTATCTGATAGAAAAGAACATTTCTAAAATAGACAATGAATTTTCATATTGTACAATTAAGATTTTTACTCGGACAAATGACAACTCAGTAAAAACAGGCCCACAATATCCCAAATGTAGGAAAGGCAGCTTTAGTTATATAATTTGTCATGTACATTTATTCCCTTCTTTACAATGTATGCAACAATAGAGCAGAATTTCAGATGGCAAGACAGCACTTCATTCTTtgtgatatttattttatatacttGCCCAAAACAAAATAGCAaatgattttttaatgtttttttttttattgtctttttcacatgttcatgaacataaaatacaacaaatagtACAGAAAGGCCAGTTGAGGGTTATAGTATTCAACAAAAgatatccataaataatacaataaaaggaaaattatgacatcacattaccatttcagtgctgatgtctttgtttttaaatccaatccattcgTCCCATTTTCCATCAAACTTATCCTTTTTTAATCTTAAGGTATACATCATTTTTTCCATCACCCATATTTCCTGTACTATGTCTAACCATTGTTTGTATCCAGGTGGGTCCATAACAAGCCAGTTTCTTGTTATGGCCTTCCTGCCAGCCTGAGAAGAATTTTGACCAAGTAATTATCTTCTTTCAGtacaactgtacttatatttcccaAATATAAGGTGGAACAATTCTTAGTAACCGTATATCCTAGTACCTCATTTCTCACAGAGTTGACTTTGTCCCAGAATGGTTCTATTTAGGGGCAATACCAGAAGACATGTGCAAATGCTTATTTTTTAAACAGTGGTGACAATTTAAACacatcaaatacagttttttttatctcGTTGGACTGCAAACCATATATAATGGGGTTGAGGCTACTGGGAACGATAATAAACAGAAGAGCAGCCAGTTTTCTGTAGTCTGAGTACTGAGGGAAACGATGCAACATGATGATAATTATTCCACTGAGCAACATTATCAGATAAACCAACAAATGAGTGCTGCAGGTTTTTATAGCTTTACTGTTCAAAGACTTGCTTTTAGTGGTCAAACACACCACTGCAATCTTAGTATAGGTCAGAACTATGGTGCCTATAGAGGATGTAAGAAGCACAGCAGTAAAAGTAAGACCGTACACGTTATTGATGAAAACACTCTCACAGGACAGTTTAAACAACGATGCATTATCACAATAAGGGTTCATGATCATCGTCCTGCAGCGATTAAGCCTTACTGTCAAACCGAGCAGAATCCCCACCAACATAAAAGCAACCCCCCAGACAAAAACCGTCAGCTTTATCAGCATTTTGTTGGTCATTATAGCAGCGTAAGACAGAGGATTACAAATGGCAACGTATCTGTCAAAAGCCATAACCATGAGCACGGTGTGTGAAGTCGTAGCAAATGTATGCGAAGTAAAAGCCTGCACCACACACTCATAGTAACTGATGAGGCGTTCAGGTGGAGGACGCAGAATATCTGACAGTAAACGGGGAACAATATGAGTACTTCCAATGATATCACTGACTGGCAGGTTGCAAAACAGCAGATACATTGGCTGGTGAAGGTTCTTGTCAATGAAAATAAGAACTAAAATCCCAACATTTGTAAGCATtataaaaacatatgaaaaaacaaagaagaaaatgacagGGTATTTAGTATCATTTGTCACCTTTAAACCTTCCAGTTGGAGTATGAAGCTGTTGTAGGTGTAGTTCTCCATCTACCTAAAATAACAAAGCAGAGACCATGGGTTATTCCTTCTCAGTCCTAATTTCAGATGTTCATTAACAGACTAACATGACAAAACCTCTGTCTGTTgttcatcagtctgtgtccactcTACACTGCACCACTAATCTGCTACGATTTTTTTATAGAAGTGGCACTGTATCACTGGGGAAATCAGTTAGTGTTACTGAAGGCGATGCAACATGAAGAATTCATATGTGTATTAGATTCAGatttctttatttgtcatttaaagaTTACATCATAGATGCACTACAGAACGAAATGACGATGCATTGGTCTCACACAGATAAAACACTTGTGATCAGGATAAAATAGTcagtataaaaatacatacatattcataaataaataatggacataataaaatttgtgatgaaaactATACTAGTTTGGTGTTAAAATGTATTGCGCTGAATACAGCACAAATATTGTACAGGCTTTGGTTTAAAGTTAACAGAGTCAATAGAGGGTATTAAATGATGTTTAGTCTTGTTACACATTTtacatttcatgtgttttttgtgtgctTTACATTGTTGACATCTTGTGTCTTTTAGACTTAGACTTAcacaaactttatttatccacaaAGGAAATTATTTGGTCACAATAGT
The Sphaeramia orbicularis chromosome 14, fSphaOr1.1, whole genome shotgun sequence DNA segment above includes these coding regions:
- the LOC115432620 gene encoding olfactory receptor 5AC2-like translates to MENYTYNSFILQLEGLKVTNDTKYPVIFFFVFSYVFIMLTNVGILVLIFIDKNLHQPMYLLFCNLPVSDIIGSTHIVPRLLSDILRPPPERLISYYECVVQAFTSHTFATTSHTVLMVGLTVRLNRCRTMIMNPYCDNASLFKLSCESVFINNVYGLTFTAVLLTSSIGTIVLTYTKIAVVCLTTKSKSLNSKAIKTCSTHLLVYLIMLLSGIIIIMLHRFPQYSDYRKLAALLFIIVPSSLNPIIYGLQSNEIKKTVFDVFKLSPLFKK
- the LOC115433164 gene encoding olfactory receptor 146-like → MENYTYNSFTLQLEGLNVSKDAFYPVFLLLFFSYLFILIVNIGIALLVCFDKNLHQPMYLLFCNLPLSDLLGNSILIPRILVDMLRPPPERLISYYECVVQAFITHTIGTTAHTVLMIMAFDRYVAICNPLHYSALMTNKMVIKLTVFAWGVAFVLVGILLGLTIRLSRCRTMIMNPFCDNVSLFKLSCESVFINNLYGLTFTVVLFIASIGSMVLTYTKITVVCLTNKSKSLNRKALQTCSTHLVVYMIMAFNGFSIITLHRFPQLSYYRKICSIMFLIIPGSLNPIIYGVQSKEIQKYFSKIFCRKVSP